The following are encoded in a window of Pseudomonas multiresinivorans genomic DNA:
- a CDS encoding ABC transporter permease, with amino-acid sequence MRSNTGKLFALLCLLPFALFFFAFQLAPLLWVMINSVRTGDGWGLGNFSEIFGSPFYLQAIRYSLEISLWSSLIGLFIAILGSYSLRQVDSRLRDFVMAFANMTSNFAGVPLAFAFIIILGFNGAITLLLKQAGIIEDFNLYSKTGLIILYTYFQIPLGVMLLYPAFDALREDWRESAALLGASQWAFWRHIGIPVLTPALLGTFVILLANALGAYATVYSLTTGNFNVVPIRIAGLVSGDVFLDPNMASALAMVLVGLMSIITLAHQWLLRRSYHVEKR; translated from the coding sequence ATGAGATCGAACACCGGAAAACTCTTCGCCCTGCTCTGCCTCCTGCCCTTCGCGCTGTTCTTCTTCGCCTTCCAGCTCGCCCCACTGCTGTGGGTGATGATCAACAGCGTGCGCACCGGCGACGGCTGGGGCCTGGGCAATTTTAGCGAGATCTTCGGCTCGCCCTTCTACCTCCAGGCGATCCGCTACAGCCTGGAAATCTCGCTGTGGTCGAGCCTGATCGGCCTGTTCATCGCCATCCTTGGCAGCTACTCGCTGCGCCAGGTTGACAGCAGGCTGCGCGACTTCGTGATGGCCTTCGCCAACATGACCAGCAACTTCGCCGGGGTGCCGCTGGCCTTCGCCTTCATCATCATCCTGGGCTTCAACGGCGCCATCACGCTGCTGCTGAAACAGGCGGGGATCATCGAGGACTTCAACCTCTATTCGAAGACCGGCCTGATCATCCTCTACACCTACTTCCAGATTCCCCTGGGCGTGATGCTGCTCTACCCGGCCTTCGACGCCCTGCGCGAAGACTGGCGCGAATCCGCCGCATTGCTGGGCGCCAGCCAGTGGGCGTTCTGGCGGCACATCGGCATCCCGGTGCTGACCCCCGCGCTGCTGGGCACCTTCGTCATCCTGCTGGCCAACGCGCTGGGCGCCTACGCCACGGTCTATTCGCTGACCACCGGCAACTTCAACGTGGTGCCGATCCGCATCGCCGGGCTGGTCTCAGGTGACGTGTTCCTCGACCCGAACATGGCCAGCGCCCTGGCGATGGTGCTGGTCGGCCTGATGAGCATCATTACCCTGGCCCACCAGTGGCTGCTGCGCCGGAGCTACCATGTCGAGAAACGCTAA
- a CDS encoding alkaline phosphatase family protein: MRHDVILVVLDGLNYSVAHDCMGHLQALCNAGRGQLYRLECELPSLSRPLYECILTGVRPIDSGILHNDVSRLSNQRSLFHYARDAGLTTAAAAYHWVSELYNRTPFDPARDRHTDDESLPIQHGHFYWTDHYPDSHLFTDAESLRRRHAPNCLLVHPMNIDDAGHKYGLVTPQYRNSARHADIILSEYLHQWLTAGYQVMVTADHGMNDDRSHGGILPEEREVPLFVFGEAFSLDDQARPRQVELCGTLCEILGAPHDKPVCRELLKA; encoded by the coding sequence ATGCGCCACGACGTCATCCTGGTCGTTCTCGACGGCCTCAACTACAGCGTCGCCCACGACTGCATGGGCCACCTGCAAGCCCTGTGCAACGCCGGCCGCGGCCAGTTGTACCGGCTCGAATGCGAGCTGCCGTCGCTGTCCCGCCCGCTCTATGAATGCATCCTCACCGGCGTGCGCCCCATCGATAGCGGAATCCTGCACAACGATGTATCGCGCCTGTCGAACCAGCGCAGCCTGTTCCACTACGCCCGCGACGCCGGCCTGACCACCGCCGCGGCGGCCTATCACTGGGTCAGCGAGCTGTACAACCGCACGCCCTTCGACCCGGCGCGCGATCGTCATACCGACGACGAATCCCTGCCGATCCAGCACGGCCACTTCTACTGGACGGATCACTACCCCGACTCGCACCTGTTCACCGACGCCGAGTCGCTGCGCCGCCGGCACGCACCCAACTGCCTGCTGGTGCACCCGATGAACATCGACGACGCCGGCCACAAGTACGGCCTCGTCACGCCGCAGTACCGCAACAGCGCACGGCATGCCGACATCATTCTTTCCGAATACCTGCACCAGTGGCTGACCGCCGGCTACCAGGTGATGGTCACCGCCGACCACGGCATGAACGACGACCGCAGCCACGGCGGCATCCTCCCGGAGGAGCGCGAAGTGCCGCTGTTCGTCTTCGGCGAGGCATTCAGCCTCGACGACCAGGCACGCCCGCGCCAGGTCGAACTCTGCGGCACGCTGTGCGAGATCCTCGGCGCGCCCCACGACAAACCGGTCTGCCGGGAGCTGCTCAAGGCATGA
- a CDS encoding ABC transporter ATP-binding protein, translating into MSFLSVETLNKSYGSTTVFQDIDFAAESGEFVTLLGPSGCGKSTLLRCIAGLTAVDSGRILLDGEDIVPKSPQKRGIAMVFQSYALFPNMTVEQNVGFGLRMHKVPAAESAQRVAEVLEMVELGPLAARYPHQLSGGQCQRVALARSLVTRPRLLLLDEPLSALDARIRKHLREQIRRIQQELKLTTVFVTHDQEEALTLSDRIVLMNAGRIVQSGDAETLYTAPENAFAAGFIGNYNLLDAAQATRLLDRPFRQQVAIRPESLRLSAEASEGIPVRVLSHSLLGNVIRYRVDANGVELTVDVLNRSAERLYPAGTTLGLHVDIESIREVA; encoded by the coding sequence ATGAGCTTCCTCAGCGTCGAGACACTGAACAAGAGCTACGGCAGCACCACGGTGTTCCAGGACATCGATTTCGCCGCCGAGAGCGGCGAGTTCGTCACCCTGCTCGGCCCCAGCGGCTGCGGCAAGTCCACCCTGTTGCGCTGCATCGCCGGCCTCACCGCGGTGGACAGCGGGCGCATCCTGCTGGACGGCGAGGACATCGTGCCCAAGAGCCCGCAGAAGCGCGGCATCGCCATGGTGTTCCAGAGCTACGCGCTGTTCCCCAACATGACCGTGGAGCAGAACGTCGGCTTCGGTTTGCGCATGCACAAGGTGCCGGCAGCGGAATCCGCCCAGCGCGTGGCCGAGGTGCTGGAAATGGTCGAACTCGGCCCGCTCGCCGCACGCTATCCGCACCAGCTGTCCGGCGGCCAGTGCCAGCGCGTGGCCCTGGCCCGCTCGCTGGTCACCCGCCCGCGCCTGCTGCTGCTCGACGAGCCGCTGTCGGCACTGGACGCACGCATCCGCAAGCACCTGCGCGAGCAGATCCGCCGCATTCAGCAGGAACTGAAACTGACCACGGTCTTCGTCACCCACGACCAGGAAGAGGCGCTGACGCTGTCCGACCGCATCGTGCTGATGAACGCCGGGCGCATCGTCCAGAGCGGTGACGCCGAGACGCTCTACACCGCCCCGGAAAACGCTTTCGCCGCCGGCTTCATCGGCAACTACAACCTGCTCGACGCGGCCCAGGCAACCAGGCTGCTGGATCGTCCCTTCCGCCAACAGGTGGCCATCCGCCCCGAATCCCTGCGCCTGAGCGCCGAAGCGAGCGAGGGCATTCCGGTTCGGGTACTCTCCCACAGCCTGCTGGGCAACGTGATCCGCTACCGGGTGGACGCCAATGGCGTCGAGCTGACCGTGGACGTCCTCAACCGCAGCGCCGAGCGCCTGTACCCGGCCGGCACCACGCTCGGCCTGCACGTAGACATTGAAAGCATTCGGGAGGTGGCCTGA
- a CDS encoding ABC transporter permease: MSRNANALYHRVVVYALFLILLVPLAATLLYSLATSWSASVLPDGLTLKWFLTLWSDPRFLVAFGQSLLVCFGALILSVALVLPLMFVIHYYFPRLDALMNVLILLPFAVPPVVSSVGLLQLYASGPVPIVGTPWILIGCYFTIALPFMYRAISNNLQAINLHDLMDAAHLLGASTWQAALLVVLPNLRKGLMVALFLSFSFLIGEFVFANLLVGTRYETLQVFLNNMRNSSGHYTSAVVVSYFLFVLLLTWAANRLSKDKA, encoded by the coding sequence ATGTCGAGAAACGCTAACGCGCTGTACCACCGCGTGGTGGTCTATGCGCTGTTCCTGATCCTGCTGGTGCCGCTGGCCGCCACCCTGCTCTATTCACTGGCCACCTCCTGGAGCGCCAGCGTGCTGCCGGACGGGCTGACCCTGAAGTGGTTCCTGACCCTGTGGAGCGACCCGCGCTTCCTCGTCGCCTTCGGCCAGTCGCTGCTGGTGTGCTTCGGCGCGCTGATCCTGAGCGTGGCGCTGGTGCTGCCGCTGATGTTCGTCATCCACTACTACTTCCCGCGCCTGGACGCACTGATGAACGTGCTGATCCTGCTGCCCTTCGCGGTGCCGCCGGTGGTGTCGTCGGTCGGCCTGCTACAGCTCTACGCCTCGGGCCCGGTACCCATCGTCGGCACGCCATGGATCCTCATCGGCTGCTACTTCACCATCGCGCTGCCCTTCATGTACCGGGCGATCAGCAACAACCTGCAGGCGATCAACCTGCACGATCTGATGGACGCCGCCCACCTGCTCGGCGCCAGCACCTGGCAGGCCGCCCTGCTGGTGGTGCTGCCGAACCTGCGCAAGGGGCTGATGGTGGCGCTGTTCCTGTCCTTCAGCTTCCTCATCGGCGAGTTCGTCTTCGCCAACCTGCTGGTGGGCACCCGCTACGAAACCCTGCAGGTGTTCCTCAACAACATGCGCAACAGCAGCGGCCACTACACCAGCGCGGTGGTGGTCTCGTACTTCCTCTTCGTCCTGCTGCTCACCTGGGCGGCGAACCGTTTAAGCAAGGACAAGGCATGA
- a CDS encoding HAD family hydrolase, giving the protein MALVIFDLDDTLIDGDCASLWSKRMADLGWVDAESFLKRDAELMALYAQGKLPMEDYMAFALEPMAGRSVEEIERDVEAFVEDVIEPLIHSDACATLARHREAGDRPLVISASGVHLVKPIAERIGIDEVLAIDLEVLNGHYTGRTVGTLTYREGKVLRLLDLLEGDDSQLADAHFYSDSRNDLPLLKLVGKPHVVNADPVLLEHAQKMGWDVLNWK; this is encoded by the coding sequence ATGGCCCTGGTGATATTCGACCTCGATGACACCCTGATCGACGGCGACTGCGCGAGCCTGTGGAGCAAGCGCATGGCCGATCTCGGCTGGGTCGACGCGGAGTCGTTCCTCAAGCGCGACGCCGAACTGATGGCGCTGTACGCGCAGGGCAAACTGCCCATGGAGGACTACATGGCCTTCGCCCTGGAACCGATGGCCGGGCGCAGCGTGGAAGAAATCGAACGCGACGTGGAAGCCTTCGTCGAGGACGTAATCGAGCCGCTGATCCATAGCGACGCGTGCGCCACCCTCGCCCGCCACCGCGAAGCCGGCGACCGCCCGCTGGTGATCTCCGCCTCCGGCGTGCACCTGGTCAAACCCATCGCCGAACGCATCGGCATCGACGAAGTGCTGGCCATCGACCTGGAAGTGCTGAACGGGCACTACACCGGCCGCACCGTCGGCACCCTCACCTACCGCGAGGGCAAGGTGCTGCGCCTGCTCGACCTGCTCGAAGGCGACGACAGCCAACTGGCCGATGCGCACTTCTACTCCGACTCGCGCAATGACCTGCCGCTGCTCAAGCTGGTGGGCAAGCCGCACGTGGTGAACGCCGACCCGGTGTTGCTGGAGCACGCACAGAAGATGGGCTGGGACGTTCTGAACTGGAAGTGA
- a CDS encoding NAD(P)H-quinone oxidoreductase, giving the protein MNALQGIEGRVEWAERPNPACAQGQIRIQVAAAGLNRADLLQVAGLYPPPPGASDVIGLECAGVVTEVGAGSTWQVGDRVCALLAGGGMAEEVVVDQRHALPVPAGLSLVEAAALPEVYATAWLNLFMLGALQPGEKVLLHAGASGVGSAGIQLCKAFGSPCWVSVGSADRLAYCEALGAEGGALRGENLESLRDFAPFDVILDPVGANYAKLDLEILGRDGRWVVIGLMGGRKAELDLALLLGKRIQLIGSTLRSRDADFKAQLIAELGQKVWPLFETGKLSPQLERTFPVRDAQSAFDALASNQVQGKVVVVIDESLS; this is encoded by the coding sequence GTGAACGCATTGCAAGGCATCGAAGGGCGAGTGGAGTGGGCCGAGCGCCCCAACCCCGCTTGCGCACAAGGACAGATCCGCATCCAGGTCGCCGCCGCGGGACTCAACCGCGCCGACCTGCTGCAAGTGGCCGGGCTCTACCCGCCGCCGCCGGGGGCTAGCGACGTCATCGGCCTGGAATGTGCCGGCGTGGTGACCGAAGTCGGTGCCGGCAGTACCTGGCAGGTGGGCGACCGCGTCTGCGCCCTGCTGGCCGGCGGCGGCATGGCCGAGGAAGTGGTGGTGGACCAGCGCCATGCGCTGCCGGTGCCTGCCGGCTTGAGCCTGGTCGAGGCTGCTGCGCTGCCGGAGGTGTACGCCACCGCCTGGCTGAACCTGTTCATGCTTGGCGCTCTGCAACCCGGTGAAAAAGTCCTGCTGCACGCGGGCGCCAGCGGCGTAGGCTCGGCTGGCATCCAGCTGTGCAAGGCCTTTGGCAGCCCTTGCTGGGTCAGCGTCGGTTCAGCCGATCGCCTGGCCTACTGCGAGGCGCTGGGGGCCGAGGGCGGTGCGCTGCGTGGCGAGAACCTCGAATCGCTTCGGGATTTTGCCCCCTTCGATGTGATCCTCGATCCGGTGGGCGCCAACTACGCCAAGCTGGACCTGGAAATCCTCGGCCGCGATGGTCGATGGGTGGTCATCGGCCTGATGGGCGGTCGCAAGGCCGAGCTGGACCTGGCGCTGCTACTGGGCAAGCGTATCCAACTGATCGGCTCGACCCTGCGTTCCCGCGATGCCGACTTCAAGGCGCAGCTGATCGCCGAGCTGGGACAGAAGGTCTGGCCATTGTTCGAAACCGGCAAGCTGAGCCCGCAGCTGGAGCGCACCTTCCCGGTCCGCGATGCGCAGAGCGCGTTCGATGCGCTGGCGAGCAACCAGGTGCAGGGCAAGGTAGTGGTCGTGATCGATGAGAGCCTGAGCTAA